A region from the Mycolicibacterium phlei genome encodes:
- a CDS encoding DUF6474 family protein, translated as MSLFKPRKTRATRRAEARALKAKAKMEAKLAAKNEARRIKSTERAEARALKAQLRAQRESDKAALKVAQTQLKAARDGKLLSPTRIRRALTVTRLLAPVVVPVAYRAAMSARGYLDQRRADQLGVPLSQLGQYNGYGGALSARIAGLEQSLRVVTEKKPKDAETKQFVAAMTDRLGELSAAVTAAEHMPPSRRRSAHSAIERELDAIDADLMARLGLS; from the coding sequence ATGAGCTTGTTCAAGCCACGCAAGACCCGTGCCACCCGTCGGGCCGAAGCCCGCGCCCTCAAGGCGAAGGCGAAGATGGAGGCCAAGCTCGCCGCCAAGAACGAGGCTCGGCGCATCAAGTCGACCGAACGTGCCGAGGCCAGGGCGCTCAAGGCGCAGCTGCGGGCCCAGCGCGAGAGCGACAAGGCGGCCCTGAAGGTGGCCCAGACCCAGCTGAAGGCGGCCCGCGACGGGAAGCTGTTGTCCCCCACCCGCATTCGCCGGGCGCTCACCGTGACCCGGCTGCTGGCCCCGGTGGTCGTCCCGGTCGCCTACCGCGCCGCGATGTCGGCGCGCGGGTATCTCGACCAGCGCCGCGCCGATCAGCTGGGTGTGCCGCTGAGCCAGCTGGGCCAGTACAACGGCTACGGCGGGGCGCTGTCGGCGCGCATCGCCGGGCTCGAGCAGTCGCTGCGCGTGGTGACCGAGAAGAAGCCCAAGGACGCCGAGACCAAGCAGTTCGTCGCGGCGATGACCGACCGGCTCGGCGAGCTGTCGGCCGCCGTGACCGCCGCCGAGCACATGCCGCCGTCGCGGCGCCGGTCCGCGCACTCCGCCATCGAACGCGAACTCGACGCCATCGACGCCGACCTGATGGCCCGTCTCGGCCTGAGCTGA
- a CDS encoding helix-turn-helix domain-containing protein has product MSTTFADRLNRLFETVYPPGRGPHTSAEVIAALKAEGITMSAPYLSQLRSGNRTNPSAATMAALANFFRIKPAYFTDDEYYEKLDKELTFLASMRDEGVRRIAARTIGLSPEAQQDLVEKAEELRRRENLDD; this is encoded by the coding sequence ATGAGCACGACGTTCGCCGATCGCCTGAACCGGCTGTTTGAGACGGTCTACCCGCCCGGCCGCGGACCGCACACCTCTGCCGAGGTGATCGCCGCGCTGAAGGCCGAGGGCATCACCATGTCGGCTCCGTACCTGTCGCAGCTGCGCTCAGGCAACCGCACCAACCCGTCGGCGGCGACCATGGCCGCTCTTGCCAACTTCTTCCGGATCAAGCCGGCCTACTTCACCGACGACGAGTACTACGAGAAGCTCGACAAGGAGCTCACGTTCCTCGCGAGCATGCGGGACGAGGGCGTGCGTCGCATTGCGGCCCGCACCATCGGCCTGTCGCCGGAGGCGCAGCAGGATCTGGTCGAGAAGGCCGAGGAGCTGCGTCGTCGCGAGAACCTCGACGACTAG
- a CDS encoding ImmA/IrrE family metallo-endopeptidase, which yields MPASRRVTRAVGAVLDLAPRHGEVSLTRLVEAVSEDRNRPIELKMADLPPGVCGQWRQYADRDVFVIQKGLPAWDRTLAHELGHLVLGHEGMPVVQAALESTEFASSDLIGYMLNQRTGCMGPAGEDAEQEAEDFAALLLYRLGRLPSDRSSIVQVRLGEAFG from the coding sequence ATGCCAGCCAGCCGCCGCGTCACCCGCGCGGTCGGTGCCGTGCTCGACCTGGCACCGCGGCACGGGGAGGTATCGCTGACCCGGCTCGTCGAAGCCGTCAGCGAGGATCGCAACCGTCCTATCGAACTGAAGATGGCCGACCTGCCGCCCGGCGTGTGCGGGCAGTGGCGCCAGTACGCCGACCGGGACGTGTTCGTCATCCAGAAGGGACTGCCGGCCTGGGACCGCACCCTGGCCCACGAGCTCGGCCATCTGGTGCTCGGCCACGAGGGCATGCCGGTGGTGCAGGCCGCCCTGGAGAGCACCGAGTTCGCCAGCTCGGACCTGATCGGCTACATGCTCAACCAGCGCACCGGCTGCATGGGCCCGGCCGGTGAGGACGCCGAACAGGAGGCCGAGGACTTCGCGGCCCTGCTGCTCTACCGGCTCGGCCGGTTGCCGTCGGACCGGTCGTCGATCGTGCAGGTCCGGCTCGGAGAGGCGTTTGGTTGA